The following are from one region of the Methylophilus sp. DW102 genome:
- the purD gene encoding phosphoribosylamine--glycine ligase: protein MKILVIGSGGREHALAWKAAQNKAVSRVYVGPGNAGTATNPDMINVPITKIDELVKFAEDEQIALTIVGPEAPLSQGVVDAFRAADLKIFGPTKAAAQLESSKDFAKAFMVRHNIPTAKYQTFSEVAPAHAYIDANGAPIVIKADGLAAGKGVVVAMTLEEAHAAVDAMLADNKLGDAGARVVIEEFLTGEEASFMVMVDGKNILPLATSQDHKRLLDADQGPNTGGMGAYSPAPVVTPEIHAKAMREIIVPTVEGMAKDGIPYTGFLYAGLMITPAGDVKTLEFNCRMGDPETQPIMMRLKSDLVELAEHAVNGTLDQAQAEWDRRFALGVVMASANYPDTPRLGDEIHGLPKDVQDGHVFHAGTTLKDGKVVTSGGRVLCVTALGETVKFAQQQAYKVLEQIQFDGAQYRKDIGYRAIKN from the coding sequence ATGAAAATTTTAGTGATTGGTTCTGGCGGTCGTGAGCACGCACTGGCCTGGAAAGCCGCACAAAACAAAGCAGTGAGCCGCGTTTATGTTGGTCCCGGTAATGCAGGCACCGCGACAAATCCTGACATGATCAATGTGCCGATAACCAAAATCGATGAGTTGGTGAAATTTGCCGAAGATGAGCAGATTGCCCTGACCATTGTTGGCCCGGAAGCCCCGTTATCGCAAGGCGTGGTCGATGCATTCCGCGCCGCTGACCTGAAGATTTTTGGCCCGACTAAAGCAGCGGCACAATTGGAAAGCTCCAAGGATTTTGCCAAAGCATTTATGGTCCGCCACAACATCCCTACCGCCAAATACCAGACCTTCAGCGAGGTCGCACCAGCGCATGCCTACATTGATGCCAATGGCGCACCCATCGTTATCAAGGCGGACGGCCTGGCGGCCGGCAAAGGCGTGGTGGTTGCCATGACATTGGAAGAGGCCCACGCCGCAGTCGATGCAATGCTGGCTGACAATAAGCTTGGCGATGCCGGTGCACGCGTAGTCATTGAAGAATTTTTGACTGGAGAGGAAGCCAGCTTCATGGTCATGGTCGATGGCAAAAACATCTTGCCGCTCGCCACCAGCCAGGACCACAAACGCCTGCTTGATGCCGACCAAGGCCCCAACACCGGCGGCATGGGCGCTTACTCGCCTGCGCCAGTGGTGACGCCAGAGATCCACGCCAAAGCCATGCGCGAGATTATTGTGCCTACTGTTGAAGGCATGGCCAAAGATGGCATCCCGTATACCGGCTTTCTGTACGCCGGGTTGATGATTACACCGGCAGGCGATGTGAAAACACTGGAGTTCAACTGCCGCATGGGTGACCCCGAAACGCAGCCCATCATGATGCGCCTGAAATCAGACCTGGTCGAACTGGCTGAACACGCAGTCAATGGCACGCTGGACCAGGCACAAGCAGAATGGGACAGACGTTTTGCCTTGGGTGTGGTGATGGCAAGCGCCAATTACCCGGATACCCCCAGATTGGGCGATGAAATTCATGGCTTGCCGAAAGACGTACAGGATGGTCATGTGTTCCACGCTGGCACCACCCTCAAGGACGGCAAGGTAGTCACCAGTGGCGGTCGCGTCTTGTGTGTGACGGCCTTGGGCGAAACGGTCAAGTTTGCGCAACAGCAAGCTTATAAAGTACTGGAACAAATCCAGTTCGACGGTGCTCAGTACCGTAAAGATATCGGTTACCGCGCCATCAAAAACTAA
- the hemF gene encoding oxygen-dependent coproporphyrinogen oxidase: protein MTNQIQPQAVFDYLQGLQARIVEAIELVDGKTFLQDSWQRPEGGGGNSCLLEGGNVFERAGVGFSHVLGNKLPPAASVAHPEAAGRPWEAMGVSLVFHPHNPYVPTVHMNVRFFVARAQQAGEEDIWWFGGGMDLTPYYGFEDDCIHFHRVNKEALAAFGADYYPKFKKDCDAYFFLKHRKEPRGIGGVFFDDFSELGFEKSFALQRAVGDAFINAYLPIVQRRKETPYGERERDFQAYRRGRYVEFNLIFDRGTIFGLQSNGRTESILLSMPPIVKWRYDWKPEARSAEAKLYTDFLIEKDWV, encoded by the coding sequence ATGACAAACCAGATCCAACCCCAGGCCGTCTTTGATTACCTGCAAGGCTTGCAGGCCCGTATTGTCGAAGCCATTGAACTCGTCGATGGCAAAACCTTTTTGCAGGATAGCTGGCAGCGCCCTGAAGGTGGGGGCGGGAACTCTTGCCTGCTGGAAGGCGGCAACGTGTTTGAGCGGGCTGGGGTTGGCTTTTCACATGTGCTCGGCAACAAGCTGCCGCCTGCGGCCAGCGTCGCACATCCCGAAGCAGCGGGCCGCCCCTGGGAGGCCATGGGCGTCTCCCTGGTGTTTCACCCGCACAACCCCTATGTGCCGACCGTACACATGAATGTGCGTTTTTTTGTCGCGCGGGCGCAACAGGCGGGTGAAGAGGATATCTGGTGGTTTGGCGGCGGCATGGATCTGACGCCTTACTATGGCTTTGAAGACGATTGCATCCACTTTCACCGCGTTAATAAAGAAGCGCTGGCTGCCTTTGGCGCCGATTATTACCCCAAATTCAAAAAAGACTGTGATGCTTACTTTTTCCTCAAGCATCGCAAGGAGCCGCGCGGAATCGGCGGTGTCTTTTTTGATGACTTTAGTGAATTGGGCTTTGAAAAAAGCTTTGCCTTGCAACGTGCGGTGGGTGATGCCTTTATCAATGCCTATTTGCCCATTGTGCAACGGCGTAAAGAGACGCCTTATGGCGAACGCGAACGCGATTTCCAGGCTTATCGCAGAGGCCGTTATGTTGAGTTCAACCTGATTTTTGATCGCGGCACGATCTTTGGGTTACAGTCCAATGGCCGTACAGAGTCCATCTTGCTCTCTATGCCGCCCATCGTTAAATGGCGCTATGACTGGAAACCTGAAGCCCGTAGCGCAGAGGCCAAACTGTATACTGACTTTTTGATTGAAAAGGACTGGGTTTAA